Within Halopelagius longus, the genomic segment TCCGCGTCGGCGACGAACTCCCGCATCGCCGTCAGCGTCTCCGCCGTCGCCGCGGCGCGCCAGACGAGGGACCCGACCGGGGAGTTCTCGTCGCACCCGACGAGCGTCGGCCACGCCGAGGGCGGAACGGCGTCCGCGCGGACCCGAGGCGACCGGACGACGCGGGCGGGGACCGGCGGGCCGTCCCTCTCGGACGCGCCGAGTCCGTCGAAGACGCCCATCGGGTCGACGAGGACGGGCGCGACGCCCGACGCCCGGGCGGCACCCTCGGCGAGGACGCCGAGCGTGTACGACTTCCCGTAACCGCGCTTTCCGACGACGAGGGCGGCGTGCGGCCGGTCTACGTCCACCGCGACCGGAGCGCCGTCGCTCCCGTCGCAGGCGCGGTGGCGTCCGAAGCGAACCGACGGGCCGTCGTCGCCGCCGCGCCGACCGAGAACCTCCGCGTCCGCGTTCGTCTCCGTGTCCGTGTGCATCGGGGGGTCTGGTCCCGCCTTCGTACTTCAACCCCCGGACGAGGGTTTATCCCGGGAGGCGGGACCACCGCCCCTATGTTCGACAGATTCGGACTGAAGCGGTTCGCCGCCGACGACCGGGCCATCGAAGGACTGCCGATTCGCCTCGTCATCGCCCTCGTCGTCGGCGTGGCGACGATGAGCGTCATGCTGAACATGCTCTCGGGGGTGCAGGGACTGGCCGTCTCGGAACTCGACGTGAAACCGGACCCCGACGTGGTGACGCCCGGCGAACAGGAACTGGACCTCCTCGTGGTGGACGCCGACGGCGACCCCGTGGAAGGCGCGACGGTCGTCGTGAAAGACGGGACCGCGGACATCGACGGCGTGAAAACGAATAAATCCGGAGCCGACGGGGTAGCGACGGTGAACGTCTCGCCCGACGTCCGAACGAATCAGGGGGACGGGACGCTCGTCGTGGACGTGAAACCGCCCGCCGGGAGCCAGTTCGTCGATAGGCGGGAGAACACGGCGGTGCTCGTCGTTCGGGAGTGAGATGCGGCCGAAAAGGAGAGAGTGAGGAGGTGAGCGCTACCGTTCGGGATGCGTCGGCGCGTCGAACCCGCCGCGGACCAACGGTTTCGCGATGTGGCGGCGCGCGCAGGGCGGCACCTCGTACCACCCGCGTTCGAGTTCGCGGTCGACGCGCACCGTCTCCTTCCCCGGTGCGGTGGTGCCGCAGTCCCGGCAGCGATAGCCCTGATTTCGGCCCGCGCTCTCCATCGAACGCCCGCAGTCTGGGCACGTCGGCGTGACTTCCTCGGTCCGGACGAGAGACCGAACGGCGAACTTCTCCAGTTTGAGCGTCCCCCGACTCACCTCGCCGCAGACGGTCAGGTCGTCGCCGACGCGGAGGGCGCGGACCCTGTCGCGGAACCGCTTCGTCGGTTCGAAGGCGACGCACTCTATCGACCGGTCGCCGTCCGCGAGTTCGAAGAAGACGTGCCCGCCGCGGCGCGTCTCGGGGTCCGAGGCGACGGCGCCGTCGACGCGGTAGGCGGAGTCGTCTTCGAGCGAACCGAGTTCGCCGTCTCGGAGATGCACGTCGGTCCCTTGGTTCGTCAGGAAGGTGGCCGCGCGTTCGACGGGTTCCGACTCGATTCGGGCCGCGAGTTTTTCGACCGCCTCGGCGTCGTCGCCGCGGACGCCGTGCAGGATGGGCCCGGGCGCGTTCGGGACGCAGACGGCCTGTCCCTCCTCTCGGTCCACGGTGTCCCACGCCTCGGGGTAGAACGCCTCCGCGGCGTCGAAGACGGAGTCCCAGTCCACGTCGCGGGGCGTCCCGCACCGGTCGAACTCCCGGTAGGAGATGCGCTCGTACGTCCACTCCTCGAAGGCGGGCCACGCGCCGATAGCGGCGAGCGCGCCGATTCGGCCGCGTCCGCCGTCCCAGCCGCGGTGTTCGTACCCCGCCTCGTCGGCCAGCGTCGTCGCCGTCTCGGTATCGACGATGTCTCTGACGCCGCGGCGGGCGAAGTCGGCCACCGCGTCCGGCACGTCCTCGGGGTCGCCGGGCGCGACGACGACGCCCGGACTCGTCCGCGGGTCGTCCGTCTCCGCGAGGGGTTCCAGTTCCGAGACGGCGACGTCGAGGGCGTCAGCGGCGGGAAATTCCACGTGGAGGGCGAGTGCGGCGTTGCCGCGGGTCTTGTGCTTCACCGCGGGGTTGAGTCGGACGAGCAACCGCCGCCGCACGCGGCCACCGGCGGCCTCGACGGCCTCTGCGACCAGCGTCGCGAGGTACGTCGTACACATCCCTCGCTCTCTGGAGTCGGTGTCGTCCAGACCGATGACCGTCATGGGCGACGATACCGCGTCGAGGATGTAACGCCTTTCGAGTCCGGGTCGGCCCGGGCCGGCTGACGTATATAAAAATACCGTCGCGTCCGGCGGAATCGGGCGACGCGGGCGATTACGGGCTAGAAAACAGTTATATGTCGCGAATCACTTATACATGAATATGTCCCGGTCAGCTCTGGTCGGAAACGTCACGGCGATGCTGGAGGACGCCGGTTTCCTCGTCAGCGACCGCTGTGCCATCCGTCCCAAGAGCTTCGACCTCGCCGCCCGGCGCGGCGAAGACTTGGTGCTGTTGAAGATTCTGGGGAACATCGACGCGTTCGACGCCGCGACCGGCGCGGAGATGCGTCGCCTCGGCACGTACCTCTCGGCGACGCCGATGGTCGTCGGCCTGCGGACGCGCGACGAGGAACTCAAACCGGAGGTGGTCTACTTCCGGCACGGCGTGCCCGTGATGAACCCCGACACCGCGATGGACCTGTTCGTCGAGGGCGTCCCGCCGCTCATCTACGCGGCCCCCGGCGGCCTCTACGTCAACATCGACGGCGACCTGTTGGCGGACGAGCGCCAGGAGCGAGGGTGGAGCCTCGGCCGTCTGGCGAACGAACTCGGCGTCTCGCGGCGCACCGTCTCGAAGTACGAGGACGGCATGAACGCGAGCATCGAGGTGGCGATTCAGCTCGAACAGATGTTCGACAAGCCGTTCTCGAACCCGGTGGACGTGATGGACGGCGCAGAGGAAGTGCGCGAGGCGGACCCGACGCCCGAGGACCCGGCGGCGGACCCCGACGACGAACACGTCGTCCACATCCTCACCCGCGCGGGGTTCACCGTCCACCCCACGTCGCGCGCGCCGTTCAAGGCGGTCAGCGAGGACGAGGACCGGAGTACCCGGCGCAGCGACCGGATGCCGATGCTGACGGGTCACTCGCCGTTCACCCGGAGCGCCGAGAAGCGCGCCCGCATCATGTCCTCTCTGGGCGAGGTGACCCAGACCCGGTCCGTCTACTTCACCGAAGATCAGTCGAAGCGCGACTCCGTGGACGGGACGGCCCTCGTCAGCTGCGAGGAACTCGCCGCCATCGACGACCCCGACGAGATTCGCGACCTGATTCGGGAACGCGCCCGCGAACCCGAGGAAGCGTAGCCGACTCTTCTCTCACCCTCTCGCCCGTCGGTCGAGCGTCTGCGCCGTCGGGAGCGACCACCCGTAGGTGACCGCCGCCGTCCGCGACCCGACGGTCACCGCGGCGCACACCGCGGCGGCGGCACCCGGCGTCCCGGCGAACGTCGCCGCCAGCCAGTAGGTCGTCCCGCCGAGAACCGCACAGCTCGCGTAGAAGTCGTCGAACAGGATGAACGGCGACCTATCGAGGAGTACGTCCGCGAACGCGCCGCCGCCGACGGCGTTGATGGTCGCTATCGCCACGACGCCGAACCCCGAGAGGCCGGCGTCGGTGGCGACGATTGCGCCCGCGGTGGTGAACGCCGCGAGGCCGACGGCGTCCGAAAAGAGGGTGATCGGGTGTTCGTCGGCCGAGTCGAACGCGACGCTGAGGCCGACGGCGAGGGCGACGCCGAGCATGCCGAATCCGATTTCGCCGAACGACCTGAGCGCCAAGGGGACGCGGTCGACCAACACGTCCCGCGTCGCCCCGCCGGCGAACGCCGTGACGAGTCCCACCACCGCGATACCGAACACGTCGAACTCCTCGCGTATCGCCTTCGTCGCGCCGACGAGTGCGAACGCCACCAAGCCGACGGTGTTCATCACGACGAACGGGTCCACAGAAACTGCGCCGACGATGTCCTGAGCCACTACGTTCGCCCACGGCGGAGGACGCCTTGAGGGCTACGCATCGAACCGCGGACGGCAGAAGGGTCGCCGGGTCAGTTGGCGTACGTCTCGTCGAGGTACTCGACGATGTCGTCGCTCTCGGGCATCCCCTCGACGCCGTGTTCCTCGTCCACGAGGACGGGGACGCCCGTCTGGCCGCTCACTTCCTCGACTTCCGTTCGCTCGGAGTGCGAACGCGGGACCATCTTCGACTCGTACTCCAAGTCGAGTTCCGAGAGCTTGTTCTTCACTTTCGCGCAGTAGGGACAGCCCTCTAGCTCGTACAGGATGAGGTTCGACATCGCTAGCCGATAGGCGACTGCGGATAAAGAGTCCGGTGGTTCTGTGCGTCCCGGATACACACGGGCGGCGATTCCGCGGTCAGCGCCCGACGACGTTCCGAACGCCGTCGGCGATGCGTCGCCGGTGGAGGACGACTTCCCCGCCCGCCCACCCGAGAAGGAGGAGGGCGGCGCAGACGGCGTAGACGAACTCCCACGGGCCCATCCAGACGGGGCGAAGCCACGGCGTGACGTGCGCCCACTTGGTGGCGAACTCGTTCATCGGCCCTTCGAGGGGCGTCTCCGCGAACGTCGCGCGCATCTGCCCGGCGAAGCCGACGCCCTCGCCCGACCCGGCGCGGAGTTCCGCGCTGCCGGTGATGTCGTACTCGCCGCTCGCGTTCATGTCGCGGATGGTCGGCCCGTCCGAAGAGCCGTCGCCGTGTGCGACGCGTTCGGCGTCGTACGGACCCCACGTCGCGTAGTACTCCCAGACGATTTCGCCCTCCGGCGTCACCTCGATGACGCGGTGGTTGAGCGTGTCCGTGATGAGCGTGTTGCCGTTCGGCAGCCGGTCGGCGTCCCGCGGCCAGTTGAGGACGTTCGACCCGACGGACCAGGTGCGGACCCACGAACCGTTCTCGTGGGCGTACTCGACGACGCGGTTGTTTCCGCTGTCGGCGACGAGTATCGTCGGCGTCCCGTTCTCGCTCAGCATCCAGTCGGGGTTGTGCTGTTCCCGCATCACGTCGTAGTTGTCGTCGCTCCCGAGGCGGTGGGTGATGTTCTTCGTCTCCATGTCGACGACGATGGCTTGATCGAAGTTCCGCGGCGAGAGCAGCAGTTTCCCGTCGCCGATGGGGTCGACGTCGTTGGAGTGGGTCCAGTCGCTCGTCATCCCGCCGTTCGTATCGGAGGGGAAGTGGTCGCGGTAGTACCACTCCCACGTCACCTCCTCGGTGGTCGTGTTGTAGACGAAGATGCGGTCCATCGACCCGTTCTCCTCGTCCCACTCGCGCATGTTCGAGACGACGAGTTCGTCCTCGCTGAGGCGGTCGACGTCGTGGGTGTCCTCGATGTCGAAGCGCGTCTCCCAGACGCGGGTCTGGTTCTCGGGGTTCAACTCGAAGACGAGCGTCTCGCCGTCGCGCGGCGAGGAGACCAACAGGTTCCCGTTCTCCAAGGGGTCGACGTCGAAGAACCACGCGCCGGACTCGTTGTGAGTCCACTGCGTTCCCCCACGTTCGCCGACGGAGATGACGCGGGCGGGCTTCTTCGGGTTCGTCGACCCGTCGAACGTGTACCCTTGGACGCTGACGACCGTCGACCCGTTCGCCGGACTCGTCACCGTCCCGCGGGTCAGCGTCGTCTCGTCGTCGGGGTCGTACGTGATGGCGGACACCGCAGACGGCGTCAGCAGGGCGACCACGAGGACGAGCGTGACCGCCCGCACGGCAGTTCGTCTAGAGAGTGAGACCATTACTACCGACTGACTGTCGGTACAGGCGTGAACCTTTTTTGGTATCCCTCGGCCCTGTCAGTCGATGCGAGCGGCCGTCAAGCGGGGAGAACGGCGGGTATCGGGGGACGCGAGAGCGACGGACGGAGAGAAAAGAGACGGGTCGTCCGGCGGGTCCTACACCTGCGCCGAGAGGAAGCCGCTGGTTCGGACGAAGAAGTAGAGGACGAACGCGCCCGCCAGCACCCAGTGGCCGGCGCGGAGGTCCTCGCGGTCGCCCGCGGCGAGTTTGACTATCGGGTAGGAGACGATGCCCGCGGCGATGCCGTAGGCGATGGAGTAGGTGAAGGGCATCACGAGGATGGTCATCCCGGCGGGGATGGTGTTGGTGATGTCGCTCCAGTCGATATCGACGGCGTTGCGCAGCATCACGATGCCGATGACGACCAACGCGATGTGGGAGGCGTACTGCGGAATCGCCGCCGCCAGCGGAACGAGAGCCAGGGAGGCGAGGAACAGAACCGCGACGACGAGTGCGGTCAGTCCGGTTCGGCCGCCCTC encodes:
- a CDS encoding DUF7382 domain-containing protein — encoded protein: MFDRFGLKRFAADDRAIEGLPIRLVIALVVGVATMSVMLNMLSGVQGLAVSELDVKPDPDVVTPGEQELDLLVVDADGDPVEGATVVVKDGTADIDGVKTNKSGADGVATVNVSPDVRTNQGDGTLVVDVKPPAGSQFVDRRENTAVLVVRE
- a CDS encoding transcriptional regulator, whose protein sequence is MSRSALVGNVTAMLEDAGFLVSDRCAIRPKSFDLAARRGEDLVLLKILGNIDAFDAATGAEMRRLGTYLSATPMVVGLRTRDEELKPEVVYFRHGVPVMNPDTAMDLFVEGVPPLIYAAPGGLYVNIDGDLLADERQERGWSLGRLANELGVSRRTVSKYEDGMNASIEVAIQLEQMFDKPFSNPVDVMDGAEEVREADPTPEDPAADPDDEHVVHILTRAGFTVHPTSRAPFKAVSEDEDRSTRRSDRMPMLTGHSPFTRSAEKRARIMSSLGEVTQTRSVYFTEDQSKRDSVDGTALVSCEELAAIDDPDEIRDLIRERAREPEEA
- a CDS encoding trimeric intracellular cation channel family protein; the protein is MNTVGLVAFALVGATKAIREEFDVFGIAVVGLVTAFAGGATRDVLVDRVPLALRSFGEIGFGMLGVALAVGLSVAFDSADEHPITLFSDAVGLAAFTTAGAIVATDAGLSGFGVVAIATINAVGGGAFADVLLDRSPFILFDDFYASCAVLGGTTYWLAATFAGTPGAAAAVCAAVTVGSRTAAVTYGWSLPTAQTLDRRARG
- a CDS encoding aryl-sulfate sulfotransferase, giving the protein MVSLSRRTAVRAVTLVLVVALLTPSAVSAITYDPDDETTLTRGTVTSPANGSTVVSVQGYTFDGSTNPKKPARVISVGERGGTQWTHNESGAWFFDVDPLENGNLLVSSPRDGETLVFELNPENQTRVWETRFDIEDTHDVDRLSEDELVVSNMREWDEENGSMDRIFVYNTTTEEVTWEWYYRDHFPSDTNGGMTSDWTHSNDVDPIGDGKLLLSPRNFDQAIVVDMETKNITHRLGSDDNYDVMREQHNPDWMLSENGTPTILVADSGNNRVVEYAHENGSWVRTWSVGSNVLNWPRDADRLPNGNTLITDTLNHRVIEVTPEGEIVWEYYATWGPYDAERVAHGDGSSDGPTIRDMNASGEYDITGSAELRAGSGEGVGFAGQMRATFAETPLEGPMNEFATKWAHVTPWLRPVWMGPWEFVYAVCAALLLLGWAGGEVVLHRRRIADGVRNVVGR
- a CDS encoding glutathione S-transferase N-terminal domain-containing protein; this translates as MSNLILYELEGCPYCAKVKNKLSELDLEYESKMVPRSHSERTEVEEVSGQTGVPVLVDEEHGVEGMPESDDIVEYLDETYAN
- a CDS encoding tRNA(Ile)(2)-agmatinylcytidine synthase, with product MTVIGLDDTDSRERGMCTTYLATLVAEAVEAAGGRVRRRLLVRLNPAVKHKTRGNAALALHVEFPAADALDVAVSELEPLAETDDPRTSPGVVVAPGDPEDVPDAVADFARRGVRDIVDTETATTLADEAGYEHRGWDGGRGRIGALAAIGAWPAFEEWTYERISYREFDRCGTPRDVDWDSVFDAAEAFYPEAWDTVDREEGQAVCVPNAPGPILHGVRGDDAEAVEKLAARIESEPVERAATFLTNQGTDVHLRDGELGSLEDDSAYRVDGAVASDPETRRGGHVFFELADGDRSIECVAFEPTKRFRDRVRALRVGDDLTVCGEVSRGTLKLEKFAVRSLVRTEEVTPTCPDCGRSMESAGRNQGYRCRDCGTTAPGKETVRVDRELERGWYEVPPCARRHIAKPLVRGGFDAPTHPER